A window of the Miscanthus floridulus cultivar M001 chromosome 14, ASM1932011v1, whole genome shotgun sequence genome harbors these coding sequences:
- the LOC136506026 gene encoding DNA-binding protein EMBP-1-like, whose amino-acid sequence MSDGGGDGQRQCRRGITPDVELGTALALADMAAGSNAVQAQATARLHTPQEMTDDEEMSSTRLSLQLGRVGVKQSPSCSSAGRPPSAPAPAPGAAHHGPRPRHMLTEAEKEEKRLQRVLANRESARQTILRRQAIRDELARKVADLSSQNETMKKEKDVVMKEHRSLKETNEQLKAQAHHLSLSLF is encoded by the exons AtgtccgacggcggcggcgacgggcaGCGGCAATGCCGGCGGGGCATCACGCCCGACGTCGAGCTCGGCACGGCGCTGGCGCTGGCCGACATGGCTGCAGGCAGTAATGCCGTGCAGGCGCAGGCGACGGCGCGGCTGCACACGCCCCAGGAGAtgaccgacgacgaggagatgtcGAGCACGAGGCTGAGCCTCCAGCTCGGCAGGGTCGGGGTCAAGCAGTCGCCGTCCTGCTCCAGCGCCGGCCGCCCGccgtcggcgccggcgccggcgcccggtGCTGCTCATCACGGGCCCAGGCCACGGCACATGCTCACCGAG GCGGAGAAGGAGGAGAAGCGGCTGCAGCGTGTGCTCGCCAACCGGGAATCGGCGCGGCAGACCATCCTCCGCCGTCAG GCGATTCGAGATGAACTGGCAAGGAAAGTTGCAGACTTGTCGTCACAGAACGAGACCATGAAAAAG GAGAAGGACGTGGTGATGAAGGAGCATCGTTCACTGAAAGAGACGAACGAGCAGCTGAAAGCGCAGGCACACCACCTCTCGCTTTCGCTATTCTAA